The following are encoded together in the Geobacter sulfurreducens PCA genome:
- a CDS encoding ATP-binding protein translates to MLWISRVELPAFGRFRGASFTFRPGMNLVYGRNEAGKSTLVSAISGTIFGFRKERDRFVPWTGGERCEARVSFTYNGREMTIARDFLSDRVQAIERDGERTLWRFEGKVSPLGRSSEREEYLAKIEDVWGFAEGDIFRNSVYVGQRDLRIEGDAGLTTRIKQLLSGFAELDYDAVVESLEKELFELTKRPGGRSRDRELEEVRARMAVLAEQWREASRAVSELAALDGTLAELRTAVATGREDLEKGKRYLERVSRYHEAAAREEALRKDYDRIRAEREKVEALTAKRQSVEERLASLGEAAGLPDGFARTLEAWVDGSERLTALERELAGLSADRTHAGSVLQVPMLILALLLWAGATGAWFLLPQAWLPLAGGALVITVFLFVRTVRAGQARSAEMARIQGRIDGLSADAVRLREELDRTEAELEKRLGTFDPLRVSDILREIDRAAEVRGELARIESALGVLPPLESIRSQEVELARELAVTREGMETLIGRGFPVMSPREYAEAEEKMRRLESEVAEKERLCLAKEQELAVMRRGSLNLEAIAEEDEELKSRETRLVRRVEALRLAVDLLRETLDEYRATYLSRLGSEINGKLYNLTAGRYREAILDDGFALSIGVEGTPRPVGALSCGAQDQAYLATRLALGGILSRSRKLPFLLDDPLVHFDEERRAAALAALNVAASDHQVILLVHDERYLKARGADLWHRVKIDTKGQQDGQLHLL, encoded by the coding sequence ATGCTCTGGATCAGTCGGGTCGAACTCCCCGCATTCGGCCGGTTCAGGGGGGCGTCGTTCACCTTCAGGCCGGGCATGAACCTGGTTTACGGCCGCAACGAGGCGGGCAAGTCGACGCTTGTGTCGGCAATTTCCGGAACCATCTTCGGTTTTCGCAAGGAGCGCGATCGTTTCGTGCCCTGGACAGGCGGCGAACGGTGTGAGGCTCGGGTGAGTTTCACTTACAACGGCCGTGAAATGACCATTGCCCGCGACTTTCTCTCCGACCGCGTTCAAGCGATAGAGCGCGACGGGGAGAGGACCCTCTGGCGTTTCGAAGGCAAGGTTTCCCCCCTGGGCAGAAGCAGCGAGCGCGAGGAATACCTGGCGAAGATTGAAGACGTGTGGGGATTTGCGGAAGGGGACATTTTCCGCAATTCAGTCTACGTTGGGCAGCGCGACCTGCGGATCGAGGGCGATGCGGGGCTGACCACCCGCATCAAGCAGCTCCTGTCGGGATTTGCCGAACTCGATTACGATGCGGTGGTGGAGAGCCTGGAGAAGGAACTGTTCGAGTTGACCAAGCGCCCCGGCGGTCGTTCGCGAGACCGGGAGCTGGAAGAGGTTCGTGCGCGTATGGCAGTCCTGGCCGAGCAATGGCGCGAGGCGAGCCGTGCCGTGTCGGAGCTTGCAGCCCTGGATGGGACGTTGGCCGAGTTGCGGACCGCCGTGGCAACGGGACGAGAGGATCTGGAAAAGGGAAAGCGTTATCTGGAGCGGGTGAGCAGATATCACGAGGCTGCCGCCCGGGAAGAGGCGCTTCGCAAGGATTATGACCGCATCCGGGCTGAACGGGAAAAGGTTGAGGCGCTCACGGCAAAGAGACAATCGGTTGAAGAGCGGCTTGCATCCCTGGGCGAGGCGGCAGGACTTCCCGACGGGTTTGCCAGGACCCTGGAAGCGTGGGTAGACGGCTCGGAGCGGTTGACGGCGCTTGAGAGGGAGCTGGCGGGCCTGAGCGCCGACCGGACGCACGCCGGCTCCGTCCTGCAGGTGCCGATGCTGATCCTGGCTCTCCTGCTTTGGGCGGGCGCTACGGGGGCGTGGTTTTTGCTGCCCCAGGCATGGTTGCCCCTTGCCGGGGGCGCCCTCGTCATCACGGTGTTCCTTTTTGTGCGAACCGTGCGCGCCGGTCAGGCTCGATCAGCCGAGATGGCCCGCATTCAGGGGCGCATCGACGGTCTCTCCGCCGATGCGGTCAGGCTCCGGGAAGAGCTCGACCGGACCGAGGCTGAGCTGGAAAAGCGGCTGGGAACATTCGATCCTCTGCGGGTCAGCGATATTCTGCGCGAAATTGACCGCGCCGCGGAGGTGAGGGGGGAATTGGCCCGGATAGAGAGTGCCCTTGGGGTCCTTCCGCCACTGGAGAGCATAAGGAGCCAGGAGGTTGAGCTGGCCCGGGAACTGGCCGTGACCCGTGAAGGCATGGAGACTCTTATCGGGCGGGGCTTCCCGGTCATGTCCCCCCGTGAGTACGCTGAGGCCGAGGAGAAGATGCGGCGGCTGGAGAGCGAGGTGGCCGAAAAAGAAAGACTCTGCCTCGCCAAGGAGCAGGAATTGGCGGTTATGCGCCGGGGGAGCCTTAACCTGGAGGCCATTGCGGAAGAGGACGAGGAACTGAAGTCCCGCGAAACCCGCCTTGTGCGTCGGGTGGAGGCGCTACGGCTCGCGGTCGACCTCCTGCGCGAGACCCTTGACGAGTATCGGGCCACTTATCTGTCGCGCCTCGGCAGCGAGATCAACGGAAAGCTGTACAATCTCACTGCCGGCAGATACCGCGAGGCGATTCTGGATGACGGTTTTGCGCTGTCCATCGGCGTCGAAGGGACTCCTCGCCCGGTGGGCGCCCTGAGCTGCGGCGCCCAGGATCAGGCCTATCTCGCCACTCGGCTCGCTCTTGGCGGAATCCTTTCCCGTAGCCGAAAATTGCCTTTTCTTCTCGACGACCCTTTGGTACATTTCGACGAAGAGCGCAGGGCCGCGGCTCTGGCGGCGCTTAACGTCGCAGCCTCCGATCACCAGGTAATCCTCCTGGTCCACGATGAACGCTACCTGAAGGCACGGGGGGCGGATCTCTGGCACCGGGTCAAGATCGACACGAAAGGACAGCAGGATGGACAGCTGCATCTTCTGTAA
- a CDS encoding histidine triad nucleotide-binding protein encodes MDSCIFCKIVDGTIPAKKVYEDEDMVAIEDINPVAPHHLLLIPKKHVVNALDLTPEDDRLVGRVFRVAAEIARQRGVDERGFRIVQNSNADAGQSVFHIHFHLLAGRHLGWPPG; translated from the coding sequence ATGGACAGCTGCATCTTCTGTAAGATTGTCGACGGGACGATCCCCGCGAAAAAAGTATATGAAGATGAGGATATGGTCGCCATTGAAGATATCAATCCCGTGGCCCCCCATCACCTTCTCCTGATACCGAAAAAGCACGTGGTCAATGCCCTTGACCTTACCCCGGAGGATGACCGGCTCGTGGGCCGCGTGTTCCGTGTTGCCGCGGAAATCGCCCGCCAGCGTGGCGTCGACGAGCGGGGCTTCAGGATTGTTCAGAATTCCAATGCCGACGCCGGGCAGTCGGTCTTCCACATTCACTTTCATCTTCTGGCCGGCCGCCACCTGGGATGGCCGCCGGGATAG
- a CDS encoding DUF4124 domain-containing protein, translated as MKSIMVLLLVAVLVQPALGETYRWIDERGTVNFTEDPGKVPKKFRKKMTVISDPGSVAPEFTESVEEGAQLKAPAEGQGTPSQGTSEPQEKQAQQPEKVKKPVYGGKSEDVWKAEFGRLRNDIQLYENELADRKAKLANPTKMSRGEYLGTQTEVKRIEEKLAGLREKLAILKESAAKAGVPLELRK; from the coding sequence ATGAAAAGCATAATGGTGCTGCTCCTTGTCGCTGTTCTGGTCCAGCCGGCCTTGGGTGAGACCTACCGATGGATAGATGAGCGGGGAACCGTGAATTTCACTGAGGATCCAGGCAAGGTCCCCAAAAAGTTCCGCAAGAAGATGACGGTCATCTCCGATCCCGGTTCCGTGGCGCCCGAGTTTACCGAATCGGTGGAGGAGGGCGCACAGCTGAAGGCGCCGGCGGAAGGGCAGGGTACTCCGTCGCAGGGGACGTCCGAGCCGCAGGAAAAACAGGCTCAGCAGCCCGAGAAAGTGAAAAAGCCGGTTTACGGCGGCAAGTCGGAGGACGTCTGGAAGGCTGAATTCGGCAGGCTCAGGAACGATATTCAACTCTACGAGAATGAACTCGCCGACCGGAAGGCAAAGCTGGCCAATCCCACCAAAATGAGCCGCGGCGAATACCTGGGAACTCAGACTGAAGTGAAGCGGATCGAGGAAAAACTGGCTGGACTCAGGGAGAAACTTGCGATTCTGAAAGAGAGCGCCGCCAAGGCGGGGGTCCCGTTGGAGTTGCGTAAATAG
- the lgt gene encoding prolipoprotein diacylglyceryl transferase, whose amino-acid sequence MQFPHIDPVFFRLGHLEFRWYGLMYILGFIAAYFIVRRAAGRRGLALTQDDVADVIFSLAIGVILGGRLGYILFYNLSYYLSHPLKLFAVWEGGMSFHGGLLGVILAGVYVARQKKIGFPVLADICAPAAPVGLGLGRLGNFINGELYGRVTDVPWGIIFPGGGGVPRHPSQLYEAVLEGPVLFLILMAVGRRERPAGVVFWTFIAFYGLFRFLVEFFREPDAQLGLLAGPFSMGQLLSFPMFLLGLTMAVLVSRRKVGP is encoded by the coding sequence ATGCAGTTCCCGCATATTGACCCGGTCTTTTTCCGTCTCGGGCATCTGGAGTTCCGTTGGTATGGCCTGATGTACATCCTCGGGTTCATCGCCGCCTACTTTATTGTCAGGCGCGCTGCCGGCCGTCGCGGTCTCGCCCTGACCCAGGACGACGTTGCCGATGTGATCTTCTCGCTGGCGATCGGCGTTATCCTCGGCGGCCGTCTGGGATACATTCTCTTCTATAACCTGTCCTACTACCTCTCCCACCCGCTCAAGCTGTTCGCCGTGTGGGAGGGAGGCATGTCGTTTCACGGCGGTCTCCTGGGCGTGATCCTGGCAGGTGTGTACGTGGCACGGCAAAAGAAAATCGGCTTTCCGGTGCTGGCCGACATCTGTGCGCCGGCGGCACCCGTGGGGTTGGGGCTCGGCAGGCTCGGCAATTTCATCAACGGTGAGCTTTACGGCAGGGTGACCGACGTGCCGTGGGGAATTATTTTCCCCGGTGGCGGCGGAGTGCCCCGGCATCCGTCGCAACTTTACGAAGCGGTGCTGGAGGGGCCGGTGCTCTTTCTGATCCTGATGGCTGTGGGGAGGCGGGAACGTCCGGCTGGCGTGGTGTTCTGGACCTTCATTGCGTTCTATGGCTTGTTCCGGTTCCTGGTTGAGTTTTTCCGGGAGCCCGACGCCCAGCTGGGGCTTCTTGCCGGACCCTTTTCCATGGGGCAGTTGCTAAGTTTTCCCATGTTTCTTCTGGGGTTGACCATGGCCGTCCTTGTTTCACGTAGAAAGGTCGGACCATAG
- a CDS encoding ATP-binding protein: MDKNEIEVDIKVPNQTRYLSLIGRIGEDIAKELDRYDGDRETLAYHINLVLTEAMVNAIKHANAGDPDKMVHIYINISDQDLMIRVYDSGQGFDINTIPAPDFDTLEDRGRGIFIIKSLMDTVRYTKIADGNVLEMTKCLRTSFPPLPK; this comes from the coding sequence ATGGACAAAAACGAGATCGAGGTCGACATCAAGGTACCGAACCAGACGCGCTACCTGAGCCTCATCGGAAGGATCGGCGAGGACATTGCCAAGGAGCTGGACCGCTACGACGGCGATCGGGAAACGCTGGCATACCATATCAACCTCGTCCTCACCGAGGCCATGGTCAATGCCATCAAACACGCGAATGCCGGCGATCCCGACAAGATGGTCCACATCTACATCAATATATCGGACCAGGATCTGATGATCCGGGTTTACGATTCAGGGCAGGGATTCGACATCAACACGATCCCGGCTCCCGACTTCGACACCCTGGAGGATCGGGGCCGGGGCATCTTCATCATCAAGTCGCTCATGGACACGGTTCGCTACACCAAGATTGCCGACGGCAACGTGCTCGAGATGACGAAATGCCTGCGCACCTCTTTCCCCCCCCTGCCCAAATGA
- a CDS encoding STAS domain-containing protein, which produces MNLKIETKNDILIIFVREERLDAHNSGDLKTKMQELFTSGTKNILVDLNEVRFIDSSGLGALVSGFKNAISHQGSLKLASLQPQVKSMFELTRLHRVFEIFGSTAEAVENF; this is translated from the coding sequence ATGAATCTGAAAATCGAGACGAAAAACGACATTCTCATCATATTCGTGCGCGAAGAACGGCTCGACGCCCATAACTCCGGCGACCTCAAGACAAAGATGCAGGAGCTTTTCACGTCGGGAACGAAGAACATCCTCGTGGACCTGAACGAAGTACGGTTCATCGACAGCTCGGGGCTGGGTGCCCTGGTATCCGGCTTCAAGAACGCAATCTCCCACCAGGGGAGCCTTAAACTTGCCAGTCTCCAGCCCCAGGTCAAATCCATGTTCGAGTTGACCCGGCTCCACCGGGTATTTGAAATATTCGGCTCTACGGCGGAAGCGGTGGAAAACTTCTAG